Proteins co-encoded in one Kwoniella shandongensis chromosome 12, complete sequence genomic window:
- a CDS encoding dihydrolipoyl dehydrogenase, mitochondrial produces the protein MKVEVNSILATLSPLPAKLTSRVSHIVGPNAGEAIAEAVLAIEYKASAEDIARTCHAHPTLSEAFKEAAMASYDKAVNF, from the exons ATG aaggtggaggtgaacTCCATTCTCGCGACACTTTCTCCACTGCCCGCAAAACTGACCTCGAGGGTTTCGCACATCGTGGGTCCTAATGCAG GTGAAGCCATCGCGGAGGCGGTCCTGGCGATCGAGTACAAGGCCTCTGCTGAGGACATTGCCCGAACTTGCCACGCCCACCCAACACTGTCAGAAGCATTCAAGGAGGCTGCCATGGCCTCGTACGACAAGGCCGTCAACTTCTAA